One region of Agrobacterium tumefaciens genomic DNA includes:
- a CDS encoding ABC transporter permease yields MTNPGLKIKSIITDPLTIAIGASVFLLLVGELLSPGFAQGSQIVRLLTIAAILGIVAAGQNLVILGGREGIDLSVGAMISLGAVLAGNMMNGQNVGIPLAILVAGGIPFLIGLINGLGITFVRIPPLVMTLGMTAVIQGGLVVYSQGVPSGAAAPLLAGFINRPLVFGIPGVLFVWLGIAAIMLFVLRRTAFGFSIYAIGSNERAATLVGLPVSLIRTLLYGLSGLFAGLTGVCVIGYTGTSFISVGDQYVLPSIIAVVIGGTSLAGGAGGYIGTMAGAVALTILQSVLITLNLDVWARQIIFGVTLLALMLLYGRQKQLRV; encoded by the coding sequence ATGACAAATCCCGGTTTGAAAATCAAATCCATCATCACCGATCCGCTGACCATTGCGATTGGCGCGTCAGTCTTCCTGCTGCTGGTCGGCGAACTGTTGTCGCCCGGCTTCGCACAGGGGTCGCAGATCGTGCGGCTGCTGACGATCGCCGCTATTCTCGGTATCGTCGCGGCGGGCCAAAATCTTGTGATCCTCGGCGGACGCGAAGGCATCGATCTTTCCGTCGGCGCGATGATCTCGCTCGGCGCGGTCCTTGCCGGCAACATGATGAACGGACAGAATGTCGGAATACCGCTCGCCATACTGGTCGCAGGTGGTATTCCCTTCCTGATCGGCCTCATCAATGGCCTCGGCATCACCTTCGTGCGCATTCCGCCGCTGGTCATGACACTCGGCATGACAGCGGTGATCCAGGGCGGGCTGGTGGTCTATTCGCAGGGCGTTCCATCAGGTGCGGCGGCGCCGCTTCTGGCGGGTTTCATCAACCGGCCTCTCGTTTTCGGTATTCCCGGCGTCCTCTTCGTCTGGCTTGGCATTGCCGCGATCATGCTGTTCGTGCTGCGCCGCACGGCCTTCGGCTTCTCCATTTACGCGATAGGCTCCAATGAGCGGGCGGCGACGTTGGTCGGATTGCCCGTGTCTTTGATCCGCACGCTGCTTTACGGCCTGTCCGGCCTGTTTGCCGGTCTGACCGGAGTCTGCGTGATCGGTTATACCGGCACCTCCTTCATTTCTGTCGGCGACCAATATGTCCTTCCATCGATCATCGCTGTTGTCATCGGCGGCACTTCGCTTGCCGGTGGTGCGGGCGGATATATCGGAACCATGGCCGGGGCAGTTGCGCTCACCATTCTGCAAAGCGTACTGATAACGCTCAACCTCGATGTATGGGCCCGGCAGATCATATTCGGTGTCACGTTACTTGCGCTGATGCTGCTTTATGGCCGCCAAAAGCAGTTGCGTGTGTGA
- a CDS encoding ABC transporter permease, with product MNSLGFMRKQPWIITLVVLAVLIGVNTFLQPSFVQPAVLQSNLTTFLPLILVAIGQTYVILAGDIDLSVGSIVALANVVTVSVIAALGGTASAVVAGMGAGVAVGLICGLVNGLFISGLRFQPIVTTFATGIIFAGLAIWVLPQAGLPVPEAYWQTYSGSFIGLPFVLWMLLAGIAFTLVVSRIPFHVHLLAVGGNRTGAFQTGLRLSGIRIGAYMISGLFSALAALCLTGETASGDPLLGASLALSSISAVVLGGTALSGGFGSSTGSIAGALVLGMIGNVIFFAGLPFEYQTLVQGLIVLTALAGGVLVTRR from the coding sequence ATGAATTCCCTCGGTTTTATGCGCAAGCAACCCTGGATCATAACTCTTGTGGTTCTGGCCGTTCTCATCGGCGTCAACACGTTTCTGCAGCCGTCTTTCGTGCAGCCGGCCGTATTGCAGTCGAACCTGACGACATTTCTTCCCCTGATCCTGGTCGCCATCGGTCAGACCTATGTCATTCTGGCGGGGGATATAGATCTGTCGGTCGGAAGCATCGTAGCGCTCGCCAATGTCGTTACCGTCAGCGTCATCGCTGCACTTGGCGGAACGGCAAGTGCCGTCGTTGCAGGTATGGGAGCGGGTGTTGCGGTTGGACTGATCTGTGGGCTGGTCAACGGCCTGTTCATATCCGGCCTGCGTTTCCAGCCCATCGTCACCACCTTCGCGACGGGCATCATCTTCGCCGGTCTGGCGATCTGGGTTCTGCCGCAGGCCGGTCTTCCCGTGCCCGAAGCCTATTGGCAGACCTATTCCGGCAGCTTCATCGGTTTGCCTTTCGTGCTGTGGATGCTGTTGGCTGGTATTGCCTTTACGCTCGTTGTGTCGCGCATTCCGTTTCACGTGCATTTGTTGGCCGTGGGCGGCAATCGCACGGGCGCTTTCCAGACGGGCCTGCGCCTCTCCGGCATTCGCATTGGCGCCTACATGATTTCCGGTCTGTTTTCGGCGCTCGCAGCGCTGTGCCTGACGGGCGAGACCGCCTCCGGCGACCCCTTGCTCGGTGCAAGCCTGGCGCTCTCCTCCATTTCGGCGGTTGTTCTTGGCGGCACCGCACTGTCCGGCGGGTTCGGCAGCTCGACAGGATCGATCGCCGGCGCGCTGGTGCTGGGCATGATCGGCAACGTGATTTTCTTTGCGGGCTTGCCCTTCGAGTACCAGACATTGGTGCAGGGGTTGATCGTGCTGACGGCACTTGCCGGCGGCGTTCTGGTGACGAGGCGTTGA
- a CDS encoding sugar ABC transporter ATP-binding protein: MANALEAAGIQKNFGAVRALSDGRLTVGRGEIHALLGANGCGKSTLCKIVAGAVAPTSGTIRFNGENVRFKSPRDAENAGIALFYQELSLIPQLSVADNIFLGREPKRGVFVDSKALKAGAQKLIALFDGVAGEGLEPDAIVGNLPPDQRQLVEILKVFAQNASLMIMDEATAALDGRQSERFFEILRSKKADGISTIMISHRLDEVFAVCDRITVMRNGATISELDTAATTREAVVHDMVGDVRAAPARQQGRAGAAPSLKVTDVAGEGVRGVSLEAYPGEIVGLAGLQGQGQSALLKGLFGASPFAAGQIQFEGRDVAIGKPSQAVHNGFAYVSGDRGRDASLQGRSIFENLVAALMVREKMRLVRPATLKPRVQKVAHDMKTKFAGMDMPIGTLSGGNQQKIFISRWLATAPKLLLLDDPTKGIDLGAKADLFALMRQQADAGATILLYSSEDAEILEYADRILVFNGGRISAELTGADMTSVNMTRAAYGDAA; this comes from the coding sequence ATGGCGAACGCTCTGGAAGCGGCCGGCATACAGAAGAATTTTGGCGCCGTGCGTGCGCTTTCCGACGGCAGGCTGACCGTTGGTCGCGGTGAAATTCACGCGCTGCTCGGTGCGAATGGTTGCGGCAAGAGCACGCTCTGCAAGATCGTTGCAGGTGCGGTCGCGCCGACCAGCGGCACCATCCGGTTCAACGGCGAAAACGTGCGCTTCAAAAGCCCGCGTGACGCCGAAAATGCCGGCATTGCGCTGTTTTATCAGGAGCTAAGCCTCATTCCGCAGCTTTCCGTCGCTGACAATATTTTTCTCGGTCGCGAACCGAAGCGCGGTGTTTTTGTCGACAGCAAGGCCCTGAAAGCCGGGGCGCAGAAGCTGATTGCGCTTTTTGACGGAGTTGCGGGCGAAGGGCTGGAGCCGGATGCGATCGTCGGCAATCTGCCGCCCGATCAGCGCCAGCTCGTCGAAATCCTGAAAGTTTTCGCCCAGAATGCCAGCCTCATGATCATGGATGAGGCAACGGCGGCACTTGATGGCCGCCAGTCCGAGCGTTTTTTTGAGATACTCAGATCCAAGAAGGCGGACGGTATCTCCACCATCATGATTTCCCACCGGCTCGATGAGGTTTTTGCTGTCTGCGACCGCATCACCGTCATGCGTAACGGTGCGACCATTTCGGAACTCGACACCGCCGCTACCACCCGCGAGGCCGTGGTGCATGACATGGTCGGCGATGTCCGCGCCGCGCCTGCCCGCCAGCAGGGACGCGCAGGTGCAGCGCCCAGCCTGAAGGTGACGGACGTTGCGGGCGAGGGTGTTCGCGGTGTCAGTCTTGAAGCCTATCCGGGTGAAATCGTCGGTTTGGCGGGATTGCAGGGGCAGGGTCAGTCGGCCTTGCTGAAGGGCCTGTTTGGCGCAAGCCCCTTTGCCGCCGGGCAAATCCAGTTCGAGGGCCGTGATGTCGCCATCGGCAAGCCTTCGCAGGCGGTTCATAACGGTTTTGCCTATGTGTCAGGCGACCGCGGGCGTGATGCCTCGCTTCAGGGCAGGTCGATCTTCGAAAATCTTGTTGCAGCTCTGATGGTGCGCGAAAAGATGAGACTGGTCCGGCCCGCGACGCTGAAGCCGCGTGTGCAGAAGGTCGCGCACGACATGAAGACGAAGTTTGCCGGCATGGATATGCCTATCGGCACGCTCTCAGGCGGCAACCAGCAGAAAATCTTCATTTCCCGCTGGCTTGCCACCGCGCCGAAACTGCTGCTGCTCGATGATCCGACCAAGGGTATCGATCTTGGCGCCAAGGCCGATCTCTTCGCGCTTATGCGCCAGCAGGCTGACGCGGGCGCGACCATTCTTCTCTATTCCTCGGAAGATGCGGAAATCCTCGAATATGCCGACCGCATTCTCGTATTCAACGGCGGACGCATTTCTGCGGAGCTGACCGGAGCCGACATGACATCCGTCAACATGACCCGCGCCGCCTATGGAGACGCCGCATGA
- a CDS encoding substrate-binding domain-containing protein, which translates to MFKHLMAAAAMVLAAGTSVHAQEQSFKIGLSNSFVGSEWRTQMIEEAQAAAKAWGEKGVKVEVVVQSGNVDVQGQIGHIRNFMNQGVDAILINPGSPTAFDPIFAQAKARNILVIATDAEVSSKDAIYVGIDQKAWAAQSAQWLADSLKGKGSVVAINGIAGNPANEARVAGYREVFTKYPDIKVLNEANASWDQAQGQQAMQNLLATYPDISGVWVQDGMADGAWRAIEAAGKTKDIAATGEIRKDFMTRWEKEKFNSGASVNPPGVMASALNVAVLKLQGKEFKDGIFGGTYGNAIYIPIPFVSNDNLADNIKSAEGKPGYWSVTATVTPEQAGEFFK; encoded by the coding sequence ATGTTTAAACATTTGATGGCTGCTGCCGCTATGGTGCTGGCGGCGGGCACGTCCGTGCATGCTCAGGAACAGAGCTTCAAGATCGGTCTTTCCAATTCTTTCGTCGGCAGCGAGTGGCGCACGCAGATGATCGAGGAAGCTCAGGCTGCCGCAAAGGCGTGGGGCGAAAAGGGCGTGAAGGTCGAAGTCGTCGTTCAGAGCGGTAATGTCGATGTGCAGGGGCAGATCGGCCATATCCGCAATTTCATGAACCAGGGCGTTGATGCGATCCTCATCAATCCGGGCAGCCCGACTGCCTTTGATCCGATCTTCGCTCAGGCGAAGGCACGCAACATTCTCGTCATCGCAACCGACGCGGAAGTGTCTTCTAAGGACGCGATCTATGTCGGCATCGACCAGAAGGCCTGGGCGGCACAGTCCGCACAGTGGCTTGCGGATTCGCTGAAGGGCAAGGGAAGCGTCGTCGCGATCAACGGTATCGCCGGCAATCCCGCCAACGAAGCCCGCGTCGCCGGTTACCGCGAAGTGTTCACGAAATATCCTGATATCAAGGTGCTGAACGAAGCCAATGCGAGCTGGGATCAGGCGCAGGGGCAGCAGGCGATGCAGAACCTTCTCGCCACCTATCCCGATATCAGCGGTGTGTGGGTGCAGGACGGCATGGCCGACGGCGCATGGCGCGCAATCGAAGCCGCCGGCAAGACCAAGGACATCGCCGCGACAGGTGAAATCCGCAAGGACTTCATGACGCGCTGGGAGAAGGAAAAGTTCAACTCCGGCGCCTCCGTCAATCCTCCGGGTGTCATGGCCAGCGCGCTCAACGTTGCGGTTCTGAAGCTGCAGGGCAAGGAATTCAAGGACGGCATTTTCGGCGGTACCTACGGAAACGCCATCTATATTCCGATCCCCTTCGTCAGCAACGACAACCTCGCGGACAACATCAAGTCCGCCGAAGGTAAGCCGGGCTATTGGTCCGTCACGGCAACCGTGACGCCGGAACAGGCTGGCGAGTTCTTCAAGTAA
- a CDS encoding ribonuclease H family protein has product MTAPLVIYADGSYDPVALSGSWAFIVFETERQIHAARGAEIGLTNNSFEVMAVMNALLWLDAQAPGRIAKLWTDSAHVMEGCHRWREIWRSNGWKRINPDSRKRKRQIPDGGLWQNVDRLLLCNPNVEIAWCKGHSGIAGSDLADALARAKMVDGGN; this is encoded by the coding sequence ATGACTGCTCCACTCGTCATCTACGCGGATGGTTCATACGACCCTGTAGCATTATCGGGAAGCTGGGCATTCATCGTGTTTGAAACCGAGCGGCAGATCCATGCTGCGCGAGGAGCGGAAATCGGACTTACGAACAATTCGTTTGAAGTCATGGCGGTCATGAATGCACTTTTATGGCTCGATGCACAGGCTCCAGGCCGAATAGCCAAGCTCTGGACAGACTCCGCTCACGTGATGGAAGGTTGCCATCGCTGGCGCGAAATCTGGCGTAGCAACGGGTGGAAGCGCATCAATCCAGATTCGCGAAAACGCAAACGACAGATACCAGATGGCGGTCTGTGGCAGAATGTGGATCGTTTGCTCCTTTGTAATCCGAACGTCGAGATAGCGTGGTGCAAGGGACATTCCGGTATAGCCGGGAGCGATCTCGCGGATGCTTTGGCCCGTGCCAAGATGGTGGATGGGGGCAATTAG
- a CDS encoding RDD family protein, whose translation MIFKRIVAGIVDLILLISVAFAPTFIAAEWLPQYMDAPAGQPPTPLMGVTLLWLASVLFCYFPAFESSAFMATPGKLLMRLKVVRRTGERLTFTQALYRMVFGPLAIWFLPWYRDHFSGGAIVKDR comes from the coding sequence ATGATCTTCAAACGCATCGTCGCAGGAATAGTCGATCTCATCTTGCTCATCAGTGTGGCGTTTGCACCGACATTCATCGCCGCAGAGTGGCTACCGCAATATATGGACGCTCCAGCGGGGCAACCGCCGACACCTCTGATGGGTGTAACGCTTTTATGGCTGGCATCCGTGTTGTTTTGCTATTTCCCGGCCTTCGAAAGCAGCGCCTTCATGGCAACTCCCGGAAAACTGCTAATGCGATTAAAGGTCGTCCGGCGCACCGGCGAAAGACTGACCTTTACGCAAGCGCTCTATCGCATGGTCTTCGGCCCGCTCGCAATATGGTTTCTGCCCTGGTACCGCGACCATTTCTCGGGTGGTGCTATTGTAAAGGACCGCTGA
- a CDS encoding class I SAM-dependent methyltransferase translates to MDGGNFDLKEEIRDYWSKRSETFDLAFGHKIAAGAEANAWQKPIRDLVGPEPKHILELACGTGEVTRLIHDLGHEVTALDFSEAMLSVARAKHAGKPRLRFVMADAENTMEPDASYDAIICRHLVWTLTQPEETFREWFRLLRPGGRLLFFDGDWATPKPAGRLASLLIRLIDLSVGADKNYDGAQSSHHAAIMKALPFGQGLRPQMLTPLLIAAGFTGIELHSHAPIARAQRKNTNLRNRLRTYVYRRFILTCRRP, encoded by the coding sequence ATGGATGGCGGCAACTTCGATCTCAAGGAGGAAATCCGCGATTATTGGTCGAAAAGATCAGAAACTTTCGATCTGGCCTTTGGACACAAGATAGCAGCTGGCGCCGAGGCCAATGCATGGCAGAAGCCGATCCGCGACCTGGTGGGACCTGAGCCGAAACATATCCTTGAACTGGCCTGTGGCACCGGCGAGGTGACGCGGCTTATTCATGATCTCGGCCACGAGGTCACGGCACTCGACTTTTCAGAAGCGATGTTATCCGTAGCGCGCGCCAAACATGCGGGAAAACCAAGGCTACGTTTCGTGATGGCGGATGCCGAAAACACCATGGAGCCGGATGCGTCCTATGATGCGATCATCTGCAGGCATCTGGTCTGGACACTGACGCAGCCTGAGGAGACCTTCCGCGAGTGGTTCAGGCTGCTTCGTCCGGGCGGTCGGCTCTTGTTTTTCGATGGTGACTGGGCAACGCCAAAACCGGCAGGGCGTCTCGCCAGCCTTTTGATCCGGCTCATCGATCTTTCGGTGGGGGCCGACAAGAATTACGATGGTGCCCAAAGCAGCCATCATGCCGCAATCATGAAGGCGCTTCCGTTCGGGCAGGGGTTGCGCCCGCAGATGCTGACGCCGCTCCTGATCGCCGCCGGCTTTACCGGCATCGAACTGCACTCACATGCCCCGATTGCGAGAGCGCAGCGGAAAAACACCAACCTGCGCAACAGGCTGCGAACTTACGTCTACCGTCGTTTCATCCTGACCTGCCGCCGTCCTTGA
- a CDS encoding chloride channel protein yields MSTRPFRAPSMASFFDNLRSSRLRAMFRRGELGLVALAVLIGIAAGLLVALIGGLSTALHVLVFGVERLSSSELSGWIVLAGPVIGGIVLGLILFILSKTRKKPMVDPIEANALHGGRLSLTDSIIVCVQNIVSNGFGASVGLEAGYTQIASGVASKIGIKLKLRRGDMRILVGCGAAGAIAAAFNAPLTGAFYAIELIIGTYTVVTLAPLIVSALVASIVAGLIGGHGLSIDIYDASRVTPPDYVPAIFLGVVCAFIGIVLMQTVSLIEETARKSAIPGWLRPTIGGVAVGALALISPQVLSSGHGALHLNIDADLTIYGLAGLFLLKAAASAISIGSNFRGGLFFASLFMGSLVGKIFALCAPYIGYGSTAPVVYAVVGMSAFAAAIIGGPLTMTFLALELTGDFQITALVLAAVITTSLVVRTTFGYSFATWRFHLRGESIRSAHDIGWIRDLTVGKMMRADIRKANVSMGLPAFKEKFPLGSTQRVIMTHDDGRYAGMVLVPEIYADPMDRDPSKISLETYLNYKNDVLLPAMNARQAAAAFDATESEALVVVNDKIENRPVGLLTESHTLRRYSEELEQRRREASGEL; encoded by the coding sequence ATGTCGACCCGGCCTTTCCGTGCACCCAGTATGGCGAGCTTCTTCGACAATCTGCGCTCCAGTCGCCTGCGGGCGATGTTCCGGCGCGGCGAGCTGGGGCTGGTGGCTCTCGCCGTCCTCATCGGTATTGCGGCCGGCCTTCTGGTGGCGCTGATAGGCGGATTGAGTACGGCCCTTCATGTGCTGGTCTTCGGTGTCGAGCGGCTGAGCAGCAGTGAACTTTCCGGCTGGATCGTGCTTGCCGGGCCGGTCATTGGCGGCATCGTACTCGGCCTGATCCTCTTCATTCTTTCGAAAACCCGCAAAAAGCCGATGGTCGACCCTATCGAGGCGAATGCGCTGCATGGCGGACGTCTTTCGCTGACGGACAGCATCATCGTCTGCGTGCAGAACATCGTCTCAAACGGTTTCGGCGCATCTGTCGGGCTTGAGGCAGGCTATACGCAGATCGCCAGCGGTGTGGCCTCCAAGATCGGCATCAAGCTGAAGCTGAGACGAGGAGACATGCGCATCCTCGTCGGCTGTGGTGCTGCTGGTGCCATTGCCGCTGCCTTCAACGCGCCTCTGACCGGGGCATTCTATGCCATAGAACTCATCATCGGCACCTATACCGTCGTGACACTCGCGCCGCTCATTGTCTCTGCGCTGGTTGCCAGCATCGTGGCAGGGCTTATCGGCGGACATGGCCTGTCCATCGATATCTATGATGCCAGCCGTGTGACGCCGCCGGATTATGTACCGGCCATCTTTCTCGGCGTGGTATGTGCGTTTATCGGCATCGTGCTGATGCAGACGGTCTCCCTTATCGAGGAAACGGCCCGCAAAAGCGCCATTCCCGGCTGGCTGCGTCCAACAATCGGTGGCGTGGCGGTGGGCGCACTTGCGCTGATTTCACCGCAGGTCCTGTCGAGCGGCCACGGTGCGCTCCATCTCAACATCGATGCCGATCTGACGATATACGGGCTGGCCGGGCTTTTCCTGCTGAAGGCTGCGGCGAGCGCGATTTCCATCGGCTCGAATTTCCGCGGCGGTCTGTTTTTTGCCTCGCTGTTCATGGGGTCGCTGGTCGGCAAGATTTTCGCACTCTGCGCACCCTATATCGGCTATGGCTCGACAGCACCCGTGGTCTACGCCGTGGTCGGCATGAGTGCTTTTGCCGCCGCCATTATCGGCGGTCCTCTGACGATGACGTTTCTGGCGCTGGAACTGACCGGAGACTTCCAGATCACGGCTTTGGTGCTGGCGGCCGTCATCACGACATCGCTCGTGGTACGCACCACCTTCGGTTACTCCTTCGCCACCTGGCGTTTTCACCTGCGGGGCGAAAGCATTCGCAGCGCCCACGATATCGGCTGGATCCGCGACCTGACGGTGGGCAAGATGATGCGCGCCGATATTCGCAAGGCCAATGTCAGCATGGGACTTCCGGCATTCAAGGAGAAGTTTCCGCTAGGCTCGACGCAGCGGGTTATCATGACACATGACGACGGGCGTTATGCCGGAATGGTCCTCGTGCCGGAAATCTACGCCGATCCGATGGATCGCGATCCCTCCAAGATCAGCCTCGAGACCTACCTCAATTACAAGAACGACGTGCTGCTGCCGGCGATGAACGCACGTCAGGCGGCGGCAGCCTTCGATGCTACGGAAAGCGAAGCGCTGGTTGTCGTCAACGACAAGATCGAAAACCGACCCGTGGGCCTGCTGACGGAAAGCCATACGCTGAGGCGGTATAGCGAAGAGCTCGAGCAAAGGCGCCGGGAGGCGTCAGGAGAGTTATAA
- a CDS encoding MBL fold metallo-hydrolase, producing MAIYRRRFTVLGCASSPGVPRINGDWGACDPENPRNRRTRAAFMVEQIGPDGGKTTVVIDTGPDFREQMIAAKVEAVDAVLYTHAHADHLHGIDDLRIYFAIQQSRIPIYADPVTMARIWDGFAYCLETPPGSNYPPIVEPRIIADIDATLIIDGAGGSIPFNVHMQQHGDVHSLGFRIGNVAYCTDVSDFPVESVPKLAGLDVLVIDALQHRYHPSHLSLEQALGWIDRFAPKRAILTHMHIPLDYDTVMRETPDHVEPAYDQMRFEVELEIEAP from the coding sequence GTGGCAATCTACCGTCGCCGCTTTACGGTTCTCGGATGTGCGTCGTCTCCCGGCGTGCCGCGCATCAACGGCGACTGGGGCGCCTGCGATCCTGAAAACCCCAGGAATCGGCGTACTCGTGCGGCCTTCATGGTGGAGCAGATCGGACCCGATGGCGGTAAGACCACCGTCGTCATCGACACCGGGCCTGATTTTCGCGAGCAGATGATTGCCGCCAAAGTGGAGGCAGTCGATGCGGTTCTATACACTCATGCCCATGCCGACCATTTGCACGGTATTGACGATCTGCGCATCTATTTCGCCATTCAGCAGAGCCGCATTCCGATCTATGCCGATCCAGTCACCATGGCGCGCATCTGGGATGGTTTTGCCTATTGCCTGGAAACGCCTCCGGGCAGCAATTATCCGCCGATCGTCGAGCCGCGGATCATCGCCGATATCGACGCGACCCTGATCATCGACGGGGCAGGCGGGTCGATACCTTTCAACGTGCACATGCAGCAGCATGGTGACGTGCACTCGCTCGGCTTTCGGATTGGCAATGTCGCCTATTGCACCGATGTCAGCGATTTTCCGGTCGAAAGCGTGCCCAAGCTTGCCGGTCTCGACGTCCTCGTCATCGATGCGCTGCAGCACCGTTATCACCCCAGCCATCTCTCGCTCGAACAGGCGCTCGGCTGGATCGATAGATTTGCACCCAAAAGGGCGATCTTGACCCATATGCACATTCCGCTCGATTATGACACGGTGATGCGCGAAACGCCTGATCATGTTGAACCGGCTTACGACCAGATGCGTTTCGAAGTCGAACTCGAGATTGAAGCGCCCTAA
- a CDS encoding TatD family hydrolase → MLIDTHCHLDFPDFEAERDDIIARAHASGVAQMVTISTRVRRLPELLKIAEKYPSVFCSVGTHPNNADEELDISADELVRLAESHDKIVAIGEAGLDYFYDTQKPEDQKTGLVRHIEAARRTKLPLVIHSRSADEDMAAILREESDKSAFPFILHCFSAGPDLAKTGVELGGYVSFSGILTFPKSQDIRDIAATVPLNRLLVETDAPYLAPKRWRGKRNEPSYVVNTAEVLAEVHGISFERMAEISTENAFRCFSKMTRV, encoded by the coding sequence ATGCTGATCGATACGCATTGCCATCTGGATTTTCCCGATTTCGAGGCTGAGCGCGACGATATCATCGCTCGCGCCCATGCTTCCGGCGTTGCCCAGATGGTGACGATCTCGACCCGGGTGCGCCGTCTGCCCGAGCTTCTGAAGATTGCGGAAAAATATCCGTCGGTTTTCTGCTCGGTCGGCACGCATCCAAACAATGCCGACGAAGAACTCGACATTTCGGCCGACGAGCTTGTGCGGCTTGCCGAGAGCCACGACAAGATCGTGGCGATCGGCGAGGCGGGGCTGGATTATTTCTACGACACGCAAAAGCCGGAAGACCAGAAGACCGGCCTCGTTCGCCACATCGAGGCGGCGCGGAGAACCAAGCTTCCGCTCGTCATCCACAGCCGCAGCGCTGATGAGGACATGGCTGCGATTCTGCGTGAAGAAAGCGACAAGAGTGCTTTTCCCTTTATTCTGCATTGCTTTTCCGCAGGTCCCGATCTCGCCAAAACCGGCGTCGAACTTGGCGGTTACGTATCCTTTTCCGGCATTCTGACGTTCCCGAAATCGCAGGATATCCGCGATATTGCAGCCACCGTGCCGCTCAACCGTCTGCTGGTGGAAACGGATGCGCCTTATCTCGCGCCCAAGCGTTGGCGCGGCAAGCGCAATGAGCCTTCTTATGTGGTGAACACGGCGGAAGTGCTGGCCGAGGTACATGGCATCTCGTTCGAGCGCATGGCCGAAATCAGCACCGAGAATGCTTTCCGCTGCTTTTCGAAGATGACAAGGGTGTAG